The following coding sequences lie in one Spinacia oleracea cultivar Varoflay chromosome 1, BTI_SOV_V1, whole genome shotgun sequence genomic window:
- the LOC110775522 gene encoding uncharacterized protein, translating into MRFGKKGNLSPRYIGPYEVLERVGEVAYRLAMPTELSKVHDVFHISQLKKYIHDLSHVIEPEIVELDETLTYEEKPIKILDEKVRKTRNKEVKIVKVLWSNHQTEEATWEAADTMRQKYPELFDQCYDTLRFQIRGRIFLLGG; encoded by the exons ATGAGATTTGGTAAAAAGGGAAATCTTAGCCCGAGGTATATTGGTCCCTATGAAGTGTTAGAAAGAGTTGGAGAAGTTGCTTATAGACTCGCCATGCCAACCGAGTTGTCTAAGGTACATGACGTTTTCCACATTTCACAACTCAAGAAGTATATCCATGACCTGTCGCATGTGATTGAGCCAGAAATAGTGGAATTGGATGAGACATTGACTTATGAAGAGAAACCCATAAAAATATTAGATGAGAAAGTGAGAAAAACAAGAAACAAGGAGGTGAAAATAGTAAAAGTCTTATGGTCGAACCATCAAACTGAAGAGGCTACTTGGGAAGCAGCTGATACCATGAGACAGAAATACCCTGAATTGTTTGACCAG TGTTATGACACTTTAAGATTCCAGATTCGAGGACGAATCTTCCTTTTAggagggtag